Genomic window (Cucumis sativus cultivar 9930 chromosome 2, Cucumber_9930_V3, whole genome shotgun sequence):
TAGAAGATGTTAGTGTTGTGGGGGTGAAGAGAGCGTAGGATGAGTGAGATGGAAGGgatttagtttgaaaatgagGTTTCAATGAGTATTGAGAGAAGGGTGCGTTTTGGGGAGTGTACAAAGCTGCTCATATATCAGTATATGTCAGCCTTTTTCTTTGGTCATTCATTTCTGAAGCTCTCAGACCTCAccctcttttcctttctttctttctttttttaaaaatatatttataaatacaacacaattttttttatgcaaattaatactttattatatttataaatatttctaacTTGTCATTTAAAtccatttctcaaattaagaataaaaagatatttttaaattttacaattgttttgatatttagtccaaaataaagaaaatagatgaaCATAAATGCTCTACTTTTAGAAATGTGAAAAGTATTAGAatcatgtttaaaatataaaatgtattGAATATATATCTGTTTgtgattctttttattatgaaaataccgtatcaatattaaattcttgaaatgagaaaataacTTAGGTATGgaagtttaatattataactaaaattgaaatatgtgttgtttttatttcaactaacatttatgaaaatgtattGAATACTACTGTCTGGTGgctaaataatattttctttttttacttttgagttAGATTCATGTTTTTgatccatttttaaaaagtgagaaattattattattgtgtgTTTTAAGTAGTGAGATCTCAAGATAAAAAACTGTATGAAGcgagacatttttttaaatattttaggtttgtcatttttaccataatctttcttctttcttttttttgttgtgcaatcttttttcttccatctctttctttgtaatttgtattttttttcaaggtGTTGTTTGATtaaagatcgtgtaccaaatataaaatatcgtagtacacgatcttgaacaaaaatcgATTGGAaattggtacatgatcgtttagatttggctacacgatcataccaaatctaaacgatattggTACATGTTGAGATCTTGAAAAAACgttaaatataaactatatgGGATATCccaacatttttatatttggtacactatcttgaaaaaaaatggttgggATATTTATTTGGTAccctattttgaaaaaaaattgggatACTGATGTTTAGAGATCGTTTAATcgcatataattttttagatcATTGTGtatcatgatcatttagagTAAAAATTATGCCTGCATTGAAATTATTCTataatggtaaatattttaaatgtttggtatattttttaaaaaactccaTCAAAAATGGAGATAGTTAGTGatgataaatttttgtaatttctctttcttataTATCCAACGGTGCGAAACCGAGAATTACCCTTAATTTTCTCATCTAAAATAGTTagaattttcaacttttatgtttttcaatagaaaagaaaggggaaaaaaagagaataagaaTTATAGATTGAGTGGTGTGATGGAAGATATAATGCATCAGAAGATGCTGTTGGGTTGTCTTTGTCTCCTAAAGAATCAATTCATTCACAACATTTTGTCTCCAAATCTTTTGCTTCATTCCTTTGGTCAAAGTTTTATTCAAGAATCTTTTTATGTCTCACATTTCCCTAAATTACACAATATCTCTTCTAAATCTGTCTTcatttcaacaatttcatcTAACAAAAGTTCATTTGTGATGATTTTCCAGCTCTGCAGGAGGAGCAATTACACCGAGCCCTCCAGCAAACGCAAGCCCCACAATAACAGTTCCTGGTACAGCTACACCAAACTTCAACAATGGCGGTACCAGTGACACGAATGGCTTAAATCCGGACTACAACCCGACATCAACCTCAAATCCAACCAACTCAGAAGCCTCTTTGAGTTCTACAACCCCaaaacttgtaattttaattttgttttcaattgcTATCTCACTCCCTTTACAAACAATGTAGGAGGGGGTGCCATAGATGGGGTGTGAGAATGTGCAGAGGGTTTATTCAGTTTTGTTAGAAATGATGAGGCTTCCAAAGGTTTGGTCAAATGTAGCTTTTGATGGGatgttttaaacttttttttttctttgggtgaAAACTAAATGACATAGGTAAATTCAGCAGGTAGGTTTAGTTAAGGGTTTCCACTTTCGTGAGGGGATTTACTCATTCAATTCAATGGTTTAATTTGATTCTTGTACTTGGCTATGTATATGACTAACTTTTAGTAGAAAGTTCAactattgaatttaatttctttattacttTAATTGCCCTTTTTAGTTGTGTGCTCCTAGTCGACTTTtgactattttgttttagttactaaattttacataaaaaaaaaaaagcatgatGAAAACACAAGACTTGTTCGTATAGAAATCGAATAATTTGGTAGATGAACAAAACAATGTTTattaaataagttattaaaccatttaaaaacttgagtttgctaaAGGGAAAGCACATTGTCCTTAAGTCCAATGTGCATTTAAGTTGGTCCACTCaagaaacctttttttttttttaatataaaaaaataaaacaataattattttctagaTAAAATATGAcaccaaaaatttaaaaccagaatgtttaatttttttttttttttaatgtgaaGTTTAGAGACTAAACTAAAGTGCTTCAATGAGGctaaaataaaagacaaaaatattgGGATGCTAAATCACATCCCATTATCTATTAATTGCCTTAAcaaaattggtttttttagGAGCATCAATGATGaagaattacaaaaacaatacaaaaccCAATTGATGAAACTAAGTATAATTCTGAACCTCCACATTGCTTACCTTCTTCCATTCTGTGTTTGTGTGTGCTGCATTCATCAAGTAGGAACCTAAATAAGAACATGATGAAAAGCTcagaaaattttctatatggCAATTAGCAACACCAGGGTATTTATCAACAATATGTACCATGGTTCTACTGTCACATATCTTCTTGTTTTCCATGTCTGTATGTATGTACCTTCTGCTCAATTAGACAAATGTCTGGTTGTCGTACGATGTATATTATATCCCCAACTGATTTATATGAGTCCTGGTTTCGATGCCAAGTCCACAACGCATGAGTTTCATTTTTCACCTGCAAGAAATACCTTTTTTAGTTTGCCACACTTCGAACATCGCATCCAACCGAACATAGAAAAATTTCCGTtgtgcatttttcttttgagtatGTGGTATTGAGGTTTCTTTTGCCATCCTTGCCATGAAATACAACAATTCTTGAGGTTTGATCATAAGATTTCATCTTAATCCTAGGATCTAGGAAGACATGACACTTCTCTAGAAAGAGGGCTTATTTTGTGTTCTTAGCACATACCATTATATCAATATCACATAGAAATGAAATGTTGTTCAatcaagagagagagaggatgaACCTCCAAAATGCCATGGCCGAAACTACTTTCACGATATGCACTATAATCAGGTTGCTGATCCCAGCAGAATTTTCCTTCAGCTGGGCCTGATGTGAAATTGAATGCACAGAAGCCACCCATGTATTCATCCGGTGTCGAGAATGGGTCTGGACAGTTTCCAGGTTCATCAGCATGTTCAATTGCCATTTTCTCTCGGTTACCACCATCACCTACTGTTATGTAGACAGGACCACAACGATCCAAAGTGTAGTCATATACTCTATTCGACCTCTCATAGGCATGAACCTGATCATGAATGTACACCCTCCATCAGAAACAATGTTGTGAGAGTACAGGgatattttgcaaatattagTACATAGTAGTAATGGTATATTAATAATTAGGTCGCGAGATAGTCATGAAGTTTAATTATAAGTAGACAAAGTTAAGCAATTGGTGATTAAATTAGTGCATTGGAAAGATCTCAAGTTGAGGTCCAAGTACCTCagattacttatttattttgtagtttctTCTTAATATTGCAATATATTAGTtcatatattttgtgtttggaaacaaaacaaatatgaacAATATTTTCTATGTAAATATGCATTTAaccattcaaatatttgtttacttAAATTGTGCAAATAAAGGGAACATCTGCAGCAAGTTGCAAAGAATCTGAATTGGCACATTATGTTCTTGTGACATGGTTATGATTTTGTAATTAGGAacttatgattttaaaaagataaaaaaaaaaaaaaaaaaaggcaaaagagAAGCCAAAACAGCATTGAATAGGAAAAAGTAACAGAACAGTTCACCAATGAATAAGGATGAGTTTAGTAAGTTTTCGAATGgtgaaaaatactttttatttaacgGGTACGAGCCTCTTTATTACATTTaataaaagagactaatgTTCAATgtacaaaagaattatacCAAGAACGTAAAGGGTGATCACAAACAAAAGTATAGACGAACtgaataacaaaaaacaacacaaacGAAACCTGAGCAAAACAGtagaaaaataagaacaaaaccAACTTAAAAATCTTTCCACAAGAAGCCCAAAATGGATGGGAGGAAAACACCAGGGAGAGCAAATAGCCAAGTAGCTTGTTGAAAAAATATGCCTCCAAGGTAGTTCTTAAATCTTGAGTGAGTGACTAGACCCAGAATATTTGAGAAGAACATTAGAGGGCCAAAATAATAGAAGCATCCGTCGACGTGATCCACCAAACCAGCCTTCGAAAATAATTGGCTGAAAAAATAAGATCAGGTCTAAAATCTGAACTCAAACCAAAATGACTTCACATTTCTCAACAATGGACTTCAAATGATCTGAAATTTCACAGTGCTATCTGGAACAAGGTATTGAGATCAGATTCTAAAGGATCCTTAATCGACTAGTCATCATTTTCCGCTATCTATGACATATGTTCGGCTTCATTGCTGCTCACCCTAAAAGGAGAGTCAAAATCTGAACAATCGTCTTTTTCGGTGATGAGAATGGGGTTTGGGTAGGAAAacctctaaaaaaatttaccttTGAATTAGGCATCGAGAAAACTGAGTATTTAAAATGAGGATGAGCAGAGCTTTGAGAATGTGACTTGTATGATTGAGAATGGTCTTGCAAAAGGGCACAATTTTCCTCCAAAAAATCAGGGTTCTgatccaaaatcaaattttcttttgtaaactatttaaaaatccTCTTAACCCTTTTCCTTCTAACAAAATGCTTTGGAGAAGTCTTGAAGGGATGTGGGAGAACTCTTGattttggatgttttttaGACTTCTTCTTTTCTGACACAGATTTGGTCAAGGaagagagggaagaagaagaaagagcaATGAAGGAAGAGTTGGAAGTTCGAGCTTTTACAGAGGGGATTTCGGTGGGCACAAAACCAGCAACGGGAATGAAAGCAAAAAACTTTGATGAGGTTGAGGGAAGTGACTTTCTAAAGGAGGAAGGAGTTGCAAAGGGGTGGCCACACTTCGACTAACCTGCCTTTCCATCTATACTGAAACTTGGAATTCCAATTGGCAATAAAGAATCCTCAGTCGCAATAATCCCTTTCCTCTCTTGAAGGCTTCTCCTGcatttttcctttcacttttggagacctttttctttttctctcctcTTCAAAAATGGCTCTTTAATGGCATGTGACTTCTGGACTTCCTTTTCAAGGCTTACAACGAGCGAGTTTTGAATAAGACTTTTTGCACCAAGAGGATTTGCAACCCTTGGACTACTTTCAGGAACTCCATGCACCGTCGTAACCTCTCTTCCGAAAAACATGAGTTTGGTCATTTCCTCTTGTTTCTTCCATCGTCGGTGGGAAGAAAGCTGTTGGGGAGTCTCTGTTTTTAGAATCTGATGCGATCTGAATctggttttctttttgaagcaTAAACAAACAAGACGTGAATggatttcttgaaaaaatttctGGGTTACAACCCCTTCTAAAATTGAGCCAAAAGAATCTAACTCTTCATCAACCAAAACTTGCTTTAAACAAGCCATGTCGAATGGGTTGGAGAAATCTTTTATAAGTAAAGCACCTTGAACTTTGATTGAGGATTCCAGACATTCAATATcttcaaaattccaaaaaatgTTACCTCATTTTTCATCTAAAATTTCTATATTAGATGACATAAAACCACATAAATTTTTCTGAACTTGAATTTTTGCTTCAGTAACATTAACAATGTTCAATGTTTCATTTGCAATAGATACTAGTCCATCATAATAAGACGCAATAGCTTCAAAGGTTTGCTGGCTCCAGTAGTCTAAAGGTAAGATTTTAATCGAGATCCACTTGTTAAAACCCTTCACTACTTTCAGACAACTATGCAACTGTTTGTTCcacctttcaaattttaaatgaaaatgacaaCAAACTTGCCATTGCCCCGgttattcaataaaatcttCCACCTCACCTTGATCCAAATGGAGTAAAGCACTATCCATAGACAAAGGATTGATAATGACATCAGAATCACAGTATAATTTTAGAGTGCTAGCTATTTCTGTCCATTCATCAAACTCAAACAGTTCAAAGATTGTTGAAATCAATTTTGCAAACTTCTGGATTCTTGATAATCCAATATTGGCCCGTACTCTGTTTTTCAGGTGCTAGAAAAGAGGAATGAATGTAATTCACTGGCTTCACCATCTCTGAATAACTATCTTTCAACACCTTAAAATTTTGCTCCTAATCTTCTTACTGCTTATTGATGACCTTAAATGGGATGGGTACCAAATCATGTATTCATGATTTGACCTTAAATGTGATGAGTACCAAGTCATGTATCCATGACTTGACCTTAAACGGGATGAGTACCAAGTCatgtattctttcttttggaaaggagacaagcttctttattaataataatactcaAAATACAAGAGGGTTATATATTGAGAATAATAGAGAAGCCTAGAAAtgggagagagagatagagagaatCAGTAAGTGCACccgaacatctcaactaggttgataCCCCCAAGTCATGTATTCATGATTAGACCTTAAATGGGATGGTACCAACTACCAAGTCAAGTAATCATGATTTGACCTTAAATGGGATGAGTACCAAGTCTGAGAAATTTGACTTAAGCCTCCAAAAATTTTGCTGAACAAAACCCAACCCTGCTTACCTTGACCTGAGGGAATATGGATGAAGGATTTACCACCTATACAGGGCCAAACAATGCATCTCATTACCCAACCGAACTTAGCTCTAAATCTAGGAACTGAAACcattcaattttcaacttttttatttttgaaaaagaatccATCTTTCAGTTGTTGGTTCAAATCTAAAATGGCTTCGTGAAACCATATAAGCTGAGGGAATGATAATGACAGTATTAAGTTGGCTTTACATCTTCCACTTTAAATGATTCATCCTCGTACCAAATGCAGAAAAACAAGTTATCAATATTACAACTTTCCACTTCCATCTCTGACTATGATTGAAGCATCCAAAAAGGAAAGAGTTTGAAAACACACTCGCTGGAGAACTGAAAACGAAGGTCTTTTTGCTGGAAAATTGATCGATAAGTGGTGTCGGAAAGGGAGAAGAGTAAggggaagagagagaggagaaaggagaaggagagaggagagagaactTACCTTCcagaaaaatcaatttttcacccgatttgtttttttttaatagtgaaaactacttttcaaaaatttcatAAGTTTCATTAcattataagaaaatgaattttaaaattctaaaaggaCTTAAAAGCACTAAGATTTCACCACTATTTTCAAAGGTCACACCTAGTTCATTCTAAATGCTATGAGAGTGGATCCAATCAACACTATACAGGTCATTTGTTATGTTGTCTAAAATAGATCAATTAGTCGCAACAAAAAACGATGAAATAAAGAGAACAAGAAAATCATGAAAGAGGACATACATGACCGTTGAAAACTATGTCAACTTTATACTTGTAGAGCAAGTCTTCCATTGCCATTTTCATACACTCTGCTTCTCTATAATGAGCAGTGTAGCTGCTGTACCAGGGTGGATGCCATGTAGCTATCAACCATGGAGTAACTTTCCTGTCAACTTTAGCCAGGTCTTGCTCTAGCCATTTGTATTGATCACCTGCACCAGGCGAAATAAAGCATGGTAGATTCAgcaattttagttaatatggAACTTTTTAATCTAAAGGATTGTGGAAAGAGGAACAGGTTTTGGATTTACTTGATTTATCATATGAAATGTAGGCACCAAGCATTATAAAATGAATGCCACCAGCATTGAAAGAGTAGTAAAATGTCGAATAAGAGTTACTCTCTTCGGATGGGAATGAAAATCGGGAACTATAAGCTGcaaatgtttgattttcagCTTGCGGTTCTATCTCATGGTTCCCTTCCACCACCATCAACGGAACTTCAGATACTAGAGGCTGCATATACCTGATAAAGGAAAGGCAGTAAGAGATCATTTCCTAAAGTCGCATTAGGTACATCTTTTTCAACTAGCTATAGAACGTTGCCTAATTGTTTCTAAAAGAACCGAAGATCTGGATTCTTAACAACTTTGCAAGACGAGtcagtttaaatttttagaataaaggaagaaaaggagGAAGCCCTACTCACCTTCCCCAAAAGTCCCAACGAGGCTGATAAGTTTCATGAATAGGAGTTTCGGGAAAAGAACAAGAGTAACAATCAGAGCCAGTGCCATTTGTAAGATACAAGTTAGCATAACTCACATCCCCAATCAATAGAACAAGGTCGGGATGATTACTCAAAATATGATTAACTGTTGATGTAGTGTTGTATGTAAGACCCAAATCACCAACCACTGCTATTCTATTAGGGTAACTCTTAGGCCCAGAAACAGGCATGGTTCtgaaaaaatatacatcaCTCATTTCTTCTGCAACTGAAGGGTCTCCACACTGATATTGGTACAAAGTATCAGGCTCCAATCCTGTcagaaaaaattaagagagCTCCAGAAATCTTCTAATGGATGAAATCAGGTATTATAAGAATGATGTAAATTCAAGTTAGAATTGGAGTTGATCATACCCGTCAGACGAACATGGTGTATAATTCCAGAAGT
Coding sequences:
- the LOC101214711 gene encoding purple acid phosphatase 15 isoform X1; its protein translation is MGLFPFALLLLSSFFLLRFCSVYGRIPSTAEGPFKPVTIPLDKSFRGVAEDLPETDPRVQKNGAQFQPEQISVSLSVDYDSVWISWITGDFQIGDDIQPLDPEEVASIVMYGKFSMPMDNQAEGYSLIYNQLYPFEGLRNYTSGIIHHVRLTGLEPDTLYQYQCGDPSVAEEMSDVYFFRTMPVSGPKSYPNRIAVVGDLGLTYNTTSTVNHILSNHPDLVLLIGDVSYANLYLTNGTGSDCYSCSFPETPIHETYQPRWDFWGRYMQPLVSEVPLMVVEGNHEIEPQAENQTFAAYSSRFSFPSEESNSYSTFYYSFNAGGIHFIMLGAYISYDKSSDQYKWLEQDLAKVDRKVTPWLIATWHPPWYSSYTAHYREAECMKMAMEDLLYKYKVDIVFNGHVHAYERSNRVYDYTLDRCGPVYITVGDGGNREKMAIEHADEPGNCPDPFSTPDEYMGGFCAFNFTSGPAEGKFCWDQQPDYSAYRESSFGHGILEVKNETHALWTWHRNQDSYKSVGDIIYIVRQPDICLIEQKVHTYRHGKQEDM
- the LOC101214711 gene encoding purple acid phosphatase 15 isoform X2 codes for the protein MGLFPFALLLLSSFFLLRFCSVYGRIPSTAEGPFKPVTIPLDKSFRGVAEDLPETDPRVQKNGAQFQPEQISVSLSVDYDSVWISWITGDFQIGDDIQPLDPEEVASIVMYGKFSMPMDNQAEGYSLIYNQLYPFEGLRNYTSGIIHHVRLTGLEPDTLYQYQCGDPSVAEEMSDVYFFRTMPVSGPKSYPNRIAVVGDLGLTYNTTSTVNHILSNHPDLVLLIGDVSYANLYLTNGTGSDCYSCSFPETPIHETYQPRWDFWGRYMQPLVSEVPLMVVEGNHEIEPQAENQTFAAYSSRFSFPSEESNSYSTFYYSFNAGGIHFIMLGAYISYDKSSDQYKWLEQDLAKVDRKVTPWLIATWHPPWYSSYTAHYREAECMKMAMEDLLYKYKVDIVFNGHVHAYERSNRVYDYTLDRCGPVYITVGDGGNREKMAIEHADEPGNCPDPFSTPDEYMGGFCAFNFTSGPAEGKFCWDQQPDYSAYRESSFGHGILEVKNETHALWTWHRNQDSYKSVGDIIYIVRQPDICLIEQKVPT